From a region of the Thiomicrorhabdus sp. genome:
- a CDS encoding ABC transporter permease has translation MFQAIWALAIKEFLAVLRDKKSRAILIGPPIFQLLIFGYAATFDLNHVSVAIYNEDHGASSREFISKIEGSPNFDIIRYIDKEADIAPIINNKNALMVIHFGPNFSANIQKGIAAPLQVILDGRNSNTAMISLNYIRSILLKFNQSWASDHGSGNLPANIEIRAWYNENLQSGWFIIPGIIGLITLVITLIVTALSVAREREAGTFDQLLVTPLTPLQILIGKALPGVIIGLIEATFIIMFAVYWFDIPLRGSVGALYLGLLLFLLSAVGIGLMISTVVVTQQQAILGAFIFMVPAVILSGYATPIENMPQVIQWITYLDPLRYLLIITRGVFLEGDSYALLFPQYWPMVVIGFTTLAITGWLFKKRMY, from the coding sequence ATGTTTCAAGCTATTTGGGCTCTTGCAATTAAAGAATTTTTGGCTGTATTACGAGACAAAAAAAGCCGAGCCATTCTAATTGGACCGCCTATTTTTCAGCTTCTTATTTTTGGTTACGCCGCTACTTTTGACCTAAACCATGTATCTGTTGCAATTTATAACGAAGACCATGGTGCAAGTAGCCGGGAATTTATTAGTAAAATCGAAGGCTCTCCTAATTTTGATATTATTCGCTACATTGATAAAGAGGCAGATATTGCACCGATCATTAATAATAAAAATGCCTTAATGGTCATACACTTTGGCCCAAACTTTAGTGCCAATATACAAAAAGGTATCGCTGCACCTTTACAAGTCATTTTAGATGGCCGAAATTCAAATACCGCAATGATTTCTTTAAATTACATACGCAGCATCCTACTGAAATTTAACCAAAGCTGGGCAAGTGATCATGGCTCTGGCAACCTGCCTGCTAATATAGAAATTCGTGCTTGGTATAATGAAAACCTCCAATCTGGTTGGTTCATTATTCCAGGTATTATTGGTTTAATTACACTGGTAATTACCTTAATCGTCACGGCACTATCGGTTGCTCGAGAACGTGAAGCTGGTACTTTTGACCAGCTTTTGGTCACTCCATTAACACCTTTACAGATATTAATCGGCAAGGCACTACCAGGCGTTATCATAGGATTAATCGAAGCGACCTTTATAATAATGTTTGCAGTCTACTGGTTTGATATTCCTTTGCGAGGAAGCGTGGGCGCCTTATATCTTGGCTTATTGCTGTTTTTACTTTCAGCAGTGGGTATTGGTTTAATGATTTCAACGGTTGTTGTTACACAACAGCAAGCAATTTTAGGTGCGTTTATTTTTATGGTTCCGGCAGTAATTCTCTCTGGCTATGCAACACCTATTGAAAACATGCCCCAAGTGATTCAATGGATAACCTATCTTGATCCACTAAGATACTTACTCATTATTACTCGCGGAGTATTCTTGGAAGGCGATAGTTATGCATTGCTGTTTCCCCAATACTGGCCAATGGTTGTTATAGGCTTTACAACACTAGCAATCACAGGATGGCTCTTTAAAAAACGAATGTACTAA
- a CDS encoding sodium:calcium antiporter, which translates to MFTSLMFNIIAFGVAALVIIVAGSKLAKLSDSLADKTGLGEALFGVLLLAGVTSLPDFAATLTAAIDSRPDLAMSNVMGSMAVNLVFLAVADIVYRKANLEHAAASTVNLMLAGLLIVLLTLPLLAVFTPSITFFNIHPITPVIIAAYLFGLNLVLSTKTKPMWFPRQTRQTVADQPDKHHYGNLSSVWMMFILMALLTGVAGWVLMESAKQIADQTGISETLMGGFFTALATSTPELVTTIVAIRIGALTLAVSNIFGTNCFNMLVIASADVGYSEGSIYHDMAPVQMTWGLVSILMTAILLLGMVRRETYGIGRIGFESALILAIYIITLSLVMLSD; encoded by the coding sequence ATGTTTACTTCGTTAATGTTTAATATTATCGCTTTTGGTGTTGCTGCACTGGTGATTATTGTTGCAGGTAGCAAGTTGGCAAAACTGTCTGACTCATTAGCAGATAAGACAGGCTTGGGTGAGGCTTTATTTGGGGTTTTACTCTTAGCGGGAGTTACCTCGCTACCTGATTTTGCGGCTACTTTAACTGCGGCAATAGATTCTCGTCCTGACTTGGCTATGAGTAATGTCATGGGGAGTATGGCTGTGAATCTGGTGTTTCTTGCTGTGGCTGATATTGTTTATCGTAAAGCTAATTTGGAACATGCCGCCGCATCTACGGTTAATCTGATGCTAGCAGGGCTACTTATTGTTTTATTGACTTTACCGTTGCTAGCGGTCTTTACACCCTCCATCACCTTTTTTAATATTCATCCAATCACTCCAGTGATTATTGCGGCTTATCTATTTGGTCTGAATTTGGTTCTTAGCACTAAAACAAAGCCTATGTGGTTTCCTCGACAAACACGCCAAACGGTTGCAGACCAACCAGATAAACATCATTACGGTAATTTATCTTCAGTATGGATGATGTTTATTTTGATGGCTCTTTTAACGGGAGTTGCAGGCTGGGTTTTAATGGAGTCTGCAAAGCAAATTGCAGATCAGACGGGAATTTCTGAAACACTAATGGGTGGTTTTTTTACCGCTCTCGCAACATCTACACCTGAGTTGGTCACCACTATTGTCGCTATACGTATTGGGGCGTTAACTCTCGCGGTTAGTAATATTTTTGGCACCAACTGTTTTAATATGTTGGTGATTGCCTCTGCTGATGTGGGTTATAGCGAAGGTTCTATCTATCATGATATGGCTCCAGTTCAGATGACATGGGGTTTGGTTAGTATTTTAATGACCGCGATTTTACTTTTAGGTATGGTGAGACGCGAGACGTATGGTATTGGTAGAATCGGTTTTGAGAGTGCTCTAATTTTGGCTATTTATATTATTACTTTGAGCTTAGTTATGCTGAGTGATTAA
- a CDS encoding nuclease-related domain-containing protein — MPIIKEYKSNKEQDLDLLNKMLNEGNISAKTQQKIKSQIAKIVLGKKAEQNAAYMLSKLVEKKDKYFLINDLRLEIDGSIAQIDHLILNRFGYVYLFETKNFSTGIKVDENEVFWRWDAYRKTYIEIPSPIEQSKRHEITLQKALDALGFMVTGFEHFVLVDYNAELLKPIKGFDNVCRPDMVEKAIKKAANNTGMFQALKEMASLIKNTMPLSHGACQICAEELSQMHQPIQIDYRKYFNVPEPHEVITVSEPQANYITKPKLESQLQPQNQDKANQIEFLTLPKMAKKLKISKEEFTAKLHQLGYFEKKNEYDYLTAKGKVNGIRFQKGRFGFYFLFPINFILK; from the coding sequence ATGCCCATTATTAAAGAATACAAATCTAATAAAGAACAGGATTTAGATTTGTTAAATAAGATGTTGAATGAAGGCAATATATCCGCAAAGACCCAACAAAAAATAAAGAGCCAAATAGCAAAGATAGTTCTTGGAAAGAAGGCTGAACAAAATGCCGCTTATATGTTGTCCAAACTCGTAGAAAAGAAAGATAAATATTTTTTAATAAACGACTTACGGCTTGAAATTGACGGAAGTATTGCTCAAATCGATCATCTGATTCTAAACCGTTTTGGTTATGTTTATTTATTTGAAACCAAAAACTTTTCAACGGGTATTAAAGTCGATGAAAATGAAGTATTTTGGCGTTGGGATGCCTATCGTAAAACTTATATCGAAATACCTTCACCAATAGAGCAATCAAAACGTCATGAAATTACTCTACAAAAAGCTCTAGATGCTTTAGGTTTTATGGTTACAGGATTTGAGCATTTTGTACTGGTTGATTACAATGCTGAACTTTTAAAGCCTATTAAAGGTTTTGATAATGTCTGTCGCCCAGACATGGTTGAAAAAGCCATTAAAAAAGCCGCTAATAATACAGGTATGTTTCAAGCCTTAAAGGAGATGGCTTCATTAATAAAAAATACTATGCCACTCAGTCACGGAGCATGTCAAATATGTGCAGAAGAATTATCTCAAATGCATCAACCCATTCAAATTGATTATCGTAAATATTTTAATGTTCCAGAACCTCATGAAGTGATTACTGTTTCAGAACCTCAAGCTAACTACATCACTAAACCAAAATTAGAATCTCAACTTCAACCTCAAAATCAAGATAAAGCCAATCAGATTGAGTTTTTAACTTTACCCAAAATGGCCAAGAAATTAAAAATCAGCAAAGAAGAATTTACTGCCAAATTACATCAACTGGGTTATTTTGAGAAAAAGAATGAGTACGATTATTTAACAGCCAAAGGTAAGGTTAACGGCATTAGATTTCAAAAAGGAAGGTTTGGATTTTATTTTCTTTTTCCAATTAACTTTATTTTAAAATAA
- a CDS encoding REP-associated tyrosine transposase: MSRPLRIEFAGALYHVTSRGNAQEDIYHDDKDRLMFLEILKDVCKRFNWVIHAYCLMSNHYHLLVETPDGNLSKGMRHLNGVYTQRFNRTHCRVGHVFQGRFKAILVQRDSYLLELARYIVLNPVRANMVLTAQDWPWSSYRSTAGLKLDWKLVNGRLDSIGLF, from the coding sequence ATGAGTAGACCATTAAGAATAGAATTTGCAGGTGCTTTATATCATGTAACCTCAAGAGGGAATGCCCAAGAAGATATCTATCATGATGATAAAGATAGATTAATGTTTCTTGAGATATTAAAAGACGTTTGCAAACGCTTTAATTGGGTGATCCATGCTTATTGTTTAATGTCTAATCATTATCATCTATTGGTTGAAACCCCTGATGGCAATTTATCTAAAGGTATGCGTCATTTAAACGGAGTGTACACTCAACGATTTAATCGCACACATTGTCGAGTGGGTCATGTTTTTCAAGGGCGGTTCAAGGCTATTTTGGTTCAGAGAGATTCGTATTTGCTAGAATTAGCACGCTATATTGTATTAAACCCAGTTAGAGCAAACATGGTGCTTACGGCTCAAGATTGGCCATGGAGCAGTTATCGGTCAACAGCTGGGTTGAAACTTGATTGGAAGCTGGTTAACGGTAGACTGGATTCTATTGGCCTTTTCTGA
- a CDS encoding restriction endonuclease subunit S, translating to MKILISELFEYQTGNLPALELTEPGDIPLIYGTTKNNGVIKLVKIDKDSKVFKPPLITVSYLGTAFVQRTTFTTSVVDKSNITILKPRKDMPIEALYYYCMQINKIAEFGYSYGRRMNQKQLNKLYLNKYETPFPLEDIGNYLPCNVDTSLASCSFSKMREHSILELFDVSKGGGGYLESLDAGDTPLISATSYNNGVIGSVNAAPLFKKGTITIERIKSTAFVQLQDFLTVPDDIYVLTPKKKMELAELYFYCYLIRRESWKYSYGRKLTQKRLENIIFHVPLDDTENIDSNAIVKMFKKSYGNEITSSIYRRA from the coding sequence ATGAAGATTCTTATTTCTGAATTGTTTGAATACCAAACAGGAAATCTGCCTGCGTTAGAGCTTACAGAACCTGGAGATATCCCTTTAATATATGGCACGACAAAAAATAATGGTGTAATCAAGCTTGTAAAGATTGATAAAGATTCGAAGGTATTTAAGCCACCACTAATTACAGTCTCTTATCTTGGTACAGCCTTTGTTCAGCGAACTACTTTCACAACTTCTGTAGTTGATAAAAGTAACATAACCATCCTTAAGCCAAGAAAGGATATGCCTATTGAGGCACTATACTACTACTGCATGCAAATAAATAAAATTGCAGAATTTGGATATTCATATGGCCGAAGGATGAATCAAAAGCAGCTAAATAAGCTGTATTTGAATAAGTATGAAACTCCATTCCCTCTAGAAGATATTGGCAATTACTTGCCTTGTAACGTAGATACAAGCTTAGCAAGTTGCTCTTTCTCTAAAATGAGAGAACATTCCATTCTTGAGCTCTTTGATGTTTCTAAGGGGGGCGGAGGTTATCTCGAATCTTTAGACGCTGGTGATACGCCCTTAATATCAGCTACATCTTATAACAATGGAGTTATTGGTAGTGTTAACGCAGCACCGTTATTCAAAAAAGGGACGATCACGATAGAACGAATAAAAAGTACGGCATTTGTACAACTACAGGATTTTTTAACTGTCCCCGATGATATCTATGTATTGACACCCAAGAAGAAAATGGAGCTGGCTGAGTTATACTTTTATTGCTATTTGATTAGAAGAGAGTCGTGGAAGTATAGCTATGGAAGAAAACTTACCCAGAAGCGATTGGAAAATATCATTTTTCACGTACCTTTGGATGATACTGAAAATATAGACTCAAATGCCATTGTAAAAATGTTCAAAAAATCGTACGGCAATGAAATTACTTCGAGCATATATAGACGCGCTTAA
- a CDS encoding HsdM family class I SAM-dependent methyltransferase, with protein MSSTKSKVSEFTSYIWIKSELNSAGWNTRHPSRNSDGQLYTQQECHDVEYIKEQLGLKKPEYVIKLSEDQFYVIEAKGDVSEIEKAFKEAKDYAKLINNSEHVNALIVSGVAGNDDDGYLVKSAFYVNGQFRTINYHGKEITSLVSPALAKDLIDRQSNQIEELKIDEAQLLKIAEEINEVLHLGSINKDERASVMATLLLALIDDTKPNYNASASVFVKDINARAEEVLISHNKRDFLKHIEVKLPSNKEAQNKYKKALVSTIFKLKKIDIQAAMKSGTDILGKFYEVFLKYGNGAKDIGIVLTPRHIAKFACSAMNITHHDVVYDPTCGTGGFLVSAFDHVRENSSKKQLEEFKKHRIFGIEQQPKVAALAIVNMIFRGDGSNHIIDDNCLSRGLVRTELNSSRTAEYTNKNPKEGEEAITRVLMNPPFALKDKDEKEYKFVQHALDQMEEGGLLFAVLPLSVLLKAGAIKSWRKDKLLGENTVLSVITLPPKLFYPVGVHTCGIFIRKGEPHKKDANILWLRCMHDGYFTKKGKRLFAANEKNDLDSVLNNLKLFFMDQKISLDNIPEFQKSCPINWEDKTLELVPEAYLDISQPSFEEASAGMDNLVREAAAFAIKMKKESEIQ; from the coding sequence ATGAGTTCAACTAAAAGTAAGGTTTCAGAATTTACTTCTTACATTTGGATCAAAAGTGAACTGAATAGCGCGGGATGGAATACTCGTCACCCGAGTAGAAATTCAGACGGCCAGTTATATACACAACAAGAATGTCACGATGTTGAATATATAAAAGAACAGCTAGGCCTAAAAAAGCCCGAGTATGTTATTAAACTGTCTGAAGACCAATTTTATGTGATTGAAGCTAAAGGCGATGTAAGCGAAATTGAGAAAGCATTCAAAGAAGCTAAAGATTACGCAAAACTTATAAATAACAGCGAACATGTTAACGCCCTAATTGTATCTGGCGTTGCAGGCAATGATGATGATGGATACCTTGTAAAAAGTGCTTTCTACGTTAATGGTCAATTTAGAACTATAAATTATCACGGAAAAGAAATTACGAGCCTTGTATCTCCTGCCCTAGCAAAAGACTTAATTGATAGGCAAAGTAATCAAATAGAAGAGTTAAAGATTGATGAGGCCCAACTTTTAAAAATAGCTGAAGAAATTAATGAAGTTCTCCATCTTGGCTCAATTAATAAGGATGAGCGCGCGTCAGTAATGGCGACTTTATTGCTCGCATTAATAGATGACACAAAGCCAAACTATAACGCCAGCGCTTCGGTTTTTGTTAAGGATATTAATGCAAGGGCAGAGGAAGTTTTAATATCACACAACAAGAGAGACTTTCTAAAGCATATAGAGGTTAAACTACCAAGCAATAAGGAAGCTCAAAACAAATACAAAAAAGCACTTGTTTCCACAATTTTTAAACTGAAGAAAATTGACATTCAGGCTGCCATGAAATCAGGGACAGATATTTTAGGAAAGTTTTATGAAGTTTTCTTGAAGTATGGTAATGGAGCAAAAGACATTGGAATTGTCTTAACTCCTAGACATATCGCAAAATTTGCATGCTCCGCAATGAATATAACACACCATGATGTAGTCTATGACCCAACATGCGGAACAGGAGGGTTTCTTGTTTCTGCATTTGATCATGTAAGAGAAAACTCTAGTAAAAAGCAGCTAGAAGAATTCAAAAAGCACAGAATATTTGGGATTGAGCAGCAACCCAAAGTTGCTGCTTTAGCAATTGTAAACATGATATTTCGTGGTGACGGAAGCAACCATATAATTGATGATAATTGTTTGTCACGCGGCCTAGTAAGAACAGAGCTGAATAGCTCTAGAACTGCAGAATATACAAATAAAAATCCTAAAGAGGGTGAGGAAGCTATTACAAGGGTACTCATGAATCCTCCCTTTGCTCTGAAGGACAAGGATGAAAAGGAATATAAGTTTGTTCAGCATGCATTAGATCAAATGGAGGAAGGAGGACTTCTTTTTGCAGTTCTTCCATTATCTGTTTTATTGAAAGCAGGAGCAATTAAGTCATGGCGAAAAGATAAGTTGTTGGGAGAGAATACTGTTCTATCAGTTATAACTCTTCCTCCAAAACTGTTCTATCCTGTTGGCGTTCATACCTGTGGAATCTTTATAAGAAAAGGAGAGCCTCATAAAAAGGATGCAAATATCTTATGGCTTAGATGCATGCATGATGGTTACTTCACAAAAAAAGGTAAGCGCCTGTTTGCTGCAAACGAAAAGAATGATCTTGATTCTGTTCTTAATAATCTAAAGTTGTTTTTTATGGATCAAAAAATTTCACTTGATAACATCCCTGAATTTCAAAAATCCTGCCCTATAAATTGGGAGGATAAAACTTTAGAGCTTGTTCCAGAAGCCTATTTGGATATCAGTCAACCGTCTTTTGAAGAAGCATCAGCAGGCATGGATAATCTAGTTCGAGAAGCAGCTGCATTTGCAATCAAGATGAAAAAGGAATCTGAGATACAATGA
- a CDS encoding dipeptide ABC transporter ATP-binding protein, translating to MSESKVLSVSNLVLNIGDNRLIDDISFEIKPAEIFALVGESGSGKSLTSLAIMRLLPEVITVDSGNIALQNQNLFDLPEYKMQKIRGKQVAMIFQEPMTSLNPVMKVGDQVAEVLRLHLGLNSKQARVKVVSLFEEVGIPQPNERFDWYPHQLSGGQKQRVMIAMALACEPDLLIADEPTTALDVTIQAQVLNLLKDIRDKRGLAILFITHDMGVVYEMADTVAVMKQGKILEQAEKEIFFNNAKHPYTQKLLQDAVPKQTLKSVVNSEKLLELNDLKVHFPIKKGLFQRTVGMVKAVDGVSLSIEKGQTLALVGESGSGKSTIGQAILKLVNTTEGSVSYVSDSQPIRLTDLTERQMKPLRKKIQVIFQDPFSALNPRMTISEIIREGMVSLKVGSQNKKDQDHRIEELLVQVGLEPEHKHRYPHEFSGGQRQRIGIARALAVEPELIICDEPTSALDVTVRAQVLKLLEDLQKQYQLSYLFITHDLSIIPSIAHKVAVMQNGKVVEQGTVEQIMHNPQQEYTKQLLNSAPELIRKVMFA from the coding sequence ATGTCTGAATCTAAAGTATTAAGTGTTTCCAATCTTGTATTAAATATAGGAGATAACCGCTTAATTGACGATATTAGTTTTGAGATTAAACCAGCCGAAATCTTTGCTTTAGTGGGAGAATCCGGTAGTGGTAAATCATTAACTTCCTTAGCTATCATGCGTTTACTGCCCGAAGTGATAACGGTAGATTCTGGTAATATCGCCTTACAAAATCAAAACCTATTTGATTTACCTGAATACAAAATGCAAAAGATTCGCGGTAAACAAGTGGCGATGATATTTCAAGAACCTATGACCTCACTTAACCCTGTTATGAAAGTAGGTGACCAAGTGGCAGAGGTTTTACGGTTACACCTTGGGCTTAATAGCAAACAAGCTAGGGTTAAAGTCGTCTCTTTATTTGAAGAGGTAGGGATTCCACAACCCAATGAACGTTTTGATTGGTATCCACATCAGTTATCAGGTGGGCAAAAACAACGTGTGATGATTGCTATGGCGTTAGCTTGTGAGCCTGATTTATTAATTGCTGATGAACCTACAACGGCGTTAGACGTAACGATTCAAGCCCAAGTGCTTAATCTGTTAAAAGATATTAGAGACAAAAGAGGTCTAGCTATTCTGTTTATTACTCACGATATGGGAGTGGTTTATGAAATGGCCGATACCGTTGCTGTGATGAAACAAGGCAAAATTTTAGAACAAGCTGAAAAAGAAATCTTTTTTAATAATGCCAAGCATCCTTATACTCAAAAACTACTTCAAGATGCCGTACCAAAACAAACCTTAAAGTCAGTTGTTAATTCTGAGAAACTATTAGAACTCAATGACTTAAAAGTACATTTCCCTATTAAAAAAGGTCTATTCCAACGAACTGTGGGCATGGTTAAAGCGGTTGATGGTGTTAGCTTAAGTATTGAAAAAGGCCAAACTCTCGCCTTAGTTGGAGAGTCAGGCTCGGGCAAAAGCACGATTGGTCAAGCCATTTTAAAGTTAGTGAACACAACAGAAGGTTCGGTTTCATACGTTTCAGATAGTCAACCAATACGCCTAACGGATCTAACAGAAAGACAAATGAAACCGTTACGCAAAAAAATTCAAGTTATCTTTCAAGACCCTTTCTCAGCTCTTAACCCAAGAATGACCATTAGTGAAATTATTAGAGAAGGCATGGTGAGTCTTAAAGTGGGTAGCCAAAACAAAAAAGACCAAGACCATCGTATTGAAGAGCTTTTGGTTCAAGTTGGCTTAGAACCTGAACACAAACACCGCTACCCGCATGAGTTTTCAGGTGGGCAACGCCAACGTATAGGCATTGCCCGTGCCTTAGCGGTAGAACCAGAACTAATTATTTGTGACGAACCGACCAGTGCCTTAGATGTAACAGTAAGAGCACAAGTATTAAAACTGCTAGAAGACCTACAGAAACAGTATCAACTCTCTTATCTATTTATTACTCACGACCTATCCATTATTCCAAGCATCGCCCATAAAGTCGCGGTGATGCAAAATGGCAAAGTAGTCGAGCAGGGCACAGTAGAACAAATCATGCATAATCCACAGCAAGAATATACCAAACAACTATTGAATTCTGCTCCAGAGTTGATTCGTAAGGTTATGTTTGCTTAA
- a CDS encoding ABC transporter permease, with the protein MTPVFLWTDIMIWGLFFLLIIGIWQIIKDPQKKAQWRKVFQSKTAMASVIVLAIYFVIALIDSTHFKVDHKADSSNNKELVSVLDLGLEHLINNAERTYSAPFALNEYSSSITYDEQGQVKQVYLPLKHVANHIDRDNSKVANDVLKQTGYAFLYSVFFIFLLLVVFRLMIRGKKANTPVKPIDLPIKTALLTLFIIVFMGTSFYLLSFDYHVLGTNKVGEDVLYNSLKSIRTGVLIGGLTTIVMLPLALILGISAGYFKGWIDDLIQYFYTTLNSIPGVLLIAAAVLVMQSIMSSHAEWFGSTEERADMRLLFLILILGMTSWTGLCRLLRAETLKISQIEYVTAAKAFGLKPFTIIRKHILPNLVHLILIALVLDFSGLVLAEAVLSYVGVGVDPTMPSWGNMINQARLEMAREPMVWWSLLSAFCFMFILVLAANLFADRVQWVLNPRSEK; encoded by the coding sequence ATGACCCCAGTATTTTTATGGACAGATATCATGATTTGGGGGCTGTTTTTTTTGCTAATCATTGGTATTTGGCAAATCATTAAAGACCCTCAAAAAAAGGCTCAATGGCGAAAAGTGTTTCAATCTAAAACCGCTATGGCATCGGTAATCGTTTTAGCGATCTATTTTGTGATTGCTCTAATCGACTCTACTCACTTTAAGGTAGATCACAAAGCAGACAGCTCAAACAATAAAGAATTAGTCAGTGTTTTAGACCTTGGTTTAGAGCATTTAATTAACAATGCAGAGAGAACTTATTCCGCTCCTTTTGCATTAAATGAATACAGCTCTAGTATTACTTATGATGAACAAGGGCAGGTTAAACAGGTTTATTTACCGTTAAAACATGTTGCAAATCATATTGATAGAGACAACAGTAAAGTTGCTAATGATGTTTTAAAACAAACCGGTTATGCATTTTTATATAGTGTGTTTTTTATTTTTTTATTGTTAGTAGTATTCCGTTTGATGATTCGTGGCAAAAAAGCCAACACACCAGTCAAGCCCATTGATTTACCCATAAAAACAGCCTTGTTAACTCTGTTTATTATTGTGTTTATGGGCACTAGTTTTTATTTACTCAGTTTCGACTACCATGTTTTAGGCACAAATAAAGTAGGTGAAGACGTTTTATACAACTCACTTAAAAGTATAAGAACTGGCGTATTAATTGGTGGTTTAACCACTATTGTTATGTTGCCTTTAGCCCTGATTTTAGGGATTAGTGCAGGTTACTTTAAAGGTTGGATAGATGATCTCATTCAATACTTTTACACCACCTTAAACTCAATACCAGGTGTGTTATTAATTGCTGCTGCAGTGTTAGTGATGCAGTCTATTATGAGTAGCCATGCAGAGTGGTTTGGTAGCACAGAAGAGCGTGCCGATATGCGTTTGCTGTTTTTAATTTTAATTCTAGGCATGACAAGCTGGACAGGGCTATGCCGCTTATTAAGAGCAGAAACTCTTAAAATTAGTCAAATAGAATATGTGACTGCAGCCAAAGCGTTTGGCCTTAAACCATTTACTATTATTAGAAAGCACATACTGCCAAACCTAGTTCATTTAATTCTTATCGCATTGGTATTAGATTTTAGTGGATTAGTGTTAGCCGAGGCCGTGTTATCGTATGTTGGTGTTGGGGTTGATCCAACAATGCCTAGCTGGGGTAATATGATTAACCAAGCCAGATTAGAAATGGCTCGCGAACCGATGGTTTGGTGGTCTTTACTCTCTGCGTTTTGTTTTATGTTTATTCTAGTGTTAGCCGCAAATCTTTTTGCAGACCGTGTTCAGTGGGTTCTTAACCCTCGAAGCGAAAAATAA
- a CDS encoding ABC transporter permease codes for MFAYIIRRLLFAVPILLGVNLITFALFFMVNTPDDMARAQLGAKQTTPEMIQAWKISHGYDKPLFVNADQNGLKTVTDTLFVQESAKLFSFDFGQSDSGRQISADIYERMWPSLAIALPTFIIGLVTNIAIALLIVLFRGSTLDSVTMAVAVGIMSISGLFYIIAGQVLFSKTWHWVPISGYADGLEGLKFIILPVFIGVFAGIGSGIRWYRSIFLEEITKDYVRTARAKGLSEIKVLFGHVLQNGLLPILTGVVVVIPTLFMGSLIMESFFAIPGLGSYTIDAIQSQDFGIVKAMVFLGSVLYIIGLILTDISYTYFDPRVKLS; via the coding sequence ATGTTTGCCTATATTATTAGACGTTTACTGTTTGCAGTACCGATTTTATTAGGTGTTAACCTGATTACGTTTGCGTTGTTTTTTATGGTAAACACGCCTGATGATATGGCTCGTGCTCAGCTTGGAGCAAAACAAACTACGCCAGAAATGATACAGGCCTGGAAAATCAGTCACGGTTATGACAAACCGTTGTTTGTAAATGCAGACCAAAACGGCTTAAAAACGGTTACCGACACCTTATTTGTGCAAGAATCTGCAAAGTTATTTAGTTTTGATTTTGGGCAGTCCGATTCAGGCCGTCAAATTTCGGCAGATATTTATGAAAGAATGTGGCCAAGTCTGGCTATTGCCTTGCCTACGTTTATTATTGGATTGGTTACCAATATTGCGATTGCTTTACTGATTGTCTTATTTAGAGGCTCTACACTGGATAGCGTCACTATGGCAGTTGCGGTTGGGATTATGTCTATTTCTGGACTGTTTTATATTATTGCAGGCCAGGTCTTGTTTAGTAAAACCTGGCATTGGGTACCCATATCAGGTTATGCCGACGGACTAGAAGGCCTTAAATTTATTATTTTGCCGGTATTTATTGGTGTATTTGCAGGGATTGGCTCAGGTATAAGATGGTATCGCAGTATTTTCTTAGAAGAAATTACCAAAGATTATGTTCGTACTGCCAGAGCAAAAGGGCTTTCAGAGATTAAAGTCTTATTTGGACATGTGTTACAAAATGGCTTGTTACCGATTTTAACGGGGGTTGTCGTTGTTATTCCAACTCTGTTTATGGGTAGCTTAATTATGGAATCCTTCTTTGCCATACCAGGCCTGGGAAGCTACACCATTGATGCGATTCAATCGCAAGATTTTGGTATTGTTAAAGCTATGGTATTTTTAGGTTCTGTACTTTATATCATCGGTTTAATCCTTACCGATATCTCTTATACCTATTTTGATCCAAGAGTGAAGCTGTCATGA